From a single Micromonospora pallida genomic region:
- a CDS encoding NAD-dependent epimerase/dehydratase family protein has protein sequence MTRVLLFGASGFIGGHARAALESDPRIAEVVCPGRATYDLLDGDPDGLAAVLRRTAPDAVVTCVGALTGSAAHLVTANTLVAAKLLEATRAVAPGARLVRLGSAGEYGLVPDGVSVTEEDPARPLSAYGVSHLAGTRLFQLAGETGQVDAVSLRVFNPIGPGMSEENLLGRAAARIRHALAGGAPEVTLGPLSAYRDFVDVRDLAALIVAVVLAPELRHRVFNAGSGRAVTAREAVELLATTAGYPGRIREAGTGPQRSTAVDWIRADVGRAGRELGWSPVRDLATSIKDVWAAGEAR, from the coding sequence GTGACGCGGGTGCTGCTCTTCGGCGCGTCGGGCTTCATCGGCGGGCACGCGCGCGCCGCGCTGGAGTCCGACCCACGGATAGCCGAGGTGGTCTGCCCCGGCCGGGCGACCTACGACCTGCTTGACGGCGACCCGGACGGGCTCGCGGCGGTCCTGCGCCGCACGGCCCCGGACGCGGTCGTCACCTGCGTGGGCGCGCTCACCGGCTCCGCCGCCCACCTGGTCACGGCGAACACGCTGGTCGCGGCGAAGCTGCTCGAGGCGACCAGGGCGGTGGCACCCGGGGCCCGACTGGTCCGGCTCGGCTCGGCCGGCGAGTACGGCCTGGTGCCGGACGGCGTGTCGGTCACCGAGGAGGACCCCGCGCGGCCACTCAGCGCGTACGGCGTCAGCCATCTGGCCGGGACCCGGCTGTTCCAACTCGCCGGCGAGACCGGGCAGGTCGACGCGGTGTCGCTGCGGGTCTTCAACCCGATCGGCCCCGGCATGTCGGAGGAGAACCTGCTCGGCCGGGCGGCGGCCCGCATCCGGCACGCGCTGGCCGGCGGCGCGCCGGAGGTCACCCTGGGGCCGCTGTCGGCGTACCGGGACTTCGTGGACGTGCGGGACCTCGCCGCGCTGATCGTCGCCGTGGTGCTCGCGCCCGAACTGCGGCACCGCGTCTTCAACGCGGGCAGCGGGCGGGCGGTCACCGCGCGGGAGGCGGTCGAGCTGTTGGCCACCACCGCCGGCTACCCCGGCCGGATCCGCGAGGCCGGCACCGGACCGCAGCGCTCGACCGCGGTCGACTGGATCCGGGCCGACGTCGGCCGGGCCGGCCGCGAGCTGGGCTGGTCGCCGGTGCGTGACCTGGCGACGTCGATCAAGGACGTC
- a CDS encoding sugar phosphate nucleotidyltransferase produces the protein MHAVILAGGKGVRLRPYTTTLPKPLMPIGDSHSILQIVLDQLASHGFTSVTLAINYLGPLIRAFVGDGRRWGLTIDYVEEDRPLSTVGPLFGLKDRLPDEFLVMNGDILTDLDYADLLRTHTVSGAALTLATSERVHRIDFGVLDVDAGRIVGFREKPALRYPVSMGVYGMSRKTLTPYPPGVPLGFDQLVLDLLAAGEHPATYPFDGFWLDIGRPEDYDEANRTFLQLKPILLPAGPGPADPAVGSVAGVAAGIARSGEGR, from the coding sequence ATGCACGCGGTGATCCTTGCCGGCGGCAAGGGAGTGCGGTTGCGGCCGTACACGACGACGCTGCCCAAGCCCCTGATGCCGATCGGTGACAGTCACTCGATCCTGCAGATCGTGCTCGATCAGCTCGCCTCGCACGGGTTCACTTCGGTGACCCTGGCGATCAACTACCTCGGCCCGCTGATCCGGGCGTTCGTCGGGGACGGCCGTCGCTGGGGCCTCACCATCGACTACGTCGAGGAGGACCGCCCACTGTCCACGGTCGGCCCGCTGTTCGGACTCAAGGACCGGCTGCCCGACGAGTTCCTGGTCATGAACGGGGACATCCTCACCGACCTGGACTACGCCGACCTGCTGCGTACCCACACGGTCTCCGGCGCGGCGCTGACCCTGGCGACCTCCGAGCGGGTGCACCGGATCGACTTCGGGGTGCTGGACGTGGACGCCGGGCGGATCGTCGGGTTCCGGGAGAAGCCGGCGCTGCGCTATCCGGTCAGCATGGGTGTGTACGGCATGTCGCGCAAGACGCTCACGCCGTACCCGCCTGGGGTTCCCCTCGGTTTCGACCAGTTGGTGCTGGACCTGCTCGCGGCGGGGGAGCACCCGGCCACCTACCCGTTCGACGGGTTCTGGCTGGACATCGGCCGCCCGGAGGACTACGACGAGGCGAACCGGACGTTCCTCCAGCTCAAGCCGATCCTGTTGCCGGCGGGTCCGGGGCCGGCGGACCCGGCGGTCGGCTCGGTCGCCGGTGTCGCGGCCGGCATCGCGCGCTCCGGGGAGGGCCGGTGA
- the pelF gene encoding GT4 family glycosyltransferase PelF, whose amino-acid sequence MRIALVSEGTYPYAMGGVSIWCEQLIKGMPDYRWEVVALTVDGTEQPVFDRPANLDRVHSIPLWGGRPLGRRPQRGSLVPTGRPGAGFVESYEVFLRALVTPLESTRSQAGAVNRSTFLLALRGMFEYAADGGDLSEGLLSNQALGMMLDAWHTLRVDETGPALTVADALEAAWLIAHMLRPLSAPPVRADIVHSSMNGLAMLVGMAANWAYGTPLVLSEHGIYLRERYISYLHDNAPHAVRVLVLSFFRSLAGAAYLISSALAPHSQYNRRWQLHNGGDPERMWTMYNGVDPDEFPPAAGEPDVPTISFMGRIDPLKDLHTLIRAFALVRAEIPTARLRIFGGTPAANKVYHASCEALIDELGLTGHAVLEGRVGSAVEAYHAGNLVALTSISEGFPYTVVEAMACGRPTVCTNVGGVAEAVGDTGFVVAPRDVSAVADACVRLLRDRELRLQLGAVARARVLEKFTLQRSLQAYRDIYEGLAVPRTGSAPSKPLRGQAQGRVVVPNRKIRPGVATVPRVPRQRGPQEQGRVNGAYVPRHAPDPAAWPPRAARPEHPDGDPAGGTLRLAGGPR is encoded by the coding sequence GTGAGGATCGCTCTGGTCTCGGAAGGGACCTACCCCTACGCGATGGGCGGCGTGAGCATCTGGTGCGAACAGCTCATCAAGGGGATGCCCGACTACCGGTGGGAGGTCGTGGCGCTCACCGTGGACGGCACCGAGCAACCGGTGTTCGACCGGCCGGCGAACCTGGACCGGGTGCACTCGATCCCGTTGTGGGGCGGACGGCCGCTGGGCCGCCGCCCCCAGCGGGGGTCGCTCGTGCCCACCGGCCGGCCCGGCGCGGGCTTCGTCGAGTCCTACGAGGTGTTCCTGCGGGCGTTGGTCACCCCGCTGGAGTCGACCCGCTCCCAGGCGGGTGCGGTCAACCGGAGCACCTTCCTGCTCGCGTTGCGCGGCATGTTCGAGTACGCCGCCGACGGCGGTGACCTGAGCGAGGGCCTGCTCTCCAACCAGGCCCTCGGGATGATGCTGGATGCCTGGCACACCCTCCGGGTCGACGAGACCGGACCCGCGCTCACCGTTGCCGACGCGCTCGAGGCGGCCTGGCTCATCGCGCACATGCTGCGGCCGCTGAGCGCGCCACCGGTCCGGGCGGACATCGTGCACTCGTCGATGAACGGCCTCGCCATGCTCGTCGGCATGGCCGCGAACTGGGCCTACGGCACCCCGCTGGTCCTCTCCGAACACGGCATCTACCTGCGGGAACGGTACATCTCCTACCTGCACGACAACGCGCCGCACGCGGTACGGGTGCTGGTGCTGAGCTTCTTCCGCTCCCTCGCCGGCGCGGCCTACCTGATCAGCAGCGCGCTGGCGCCGCACTCCCAGTACAACCGGCGCTGGCAGCTGCACAACGGCGGCGACCCCGAGCGGATGTGGACCATGTACAACGGTGTCGACCCGGACGAGTTCCCGCCGGCGGCCGGCGAACCGGACGTGCCGACCATCTCGTTCATGGGCCGCATCGACCCGCTCAAGGACCTGCACACTTTGATCCGGGCGTTCGCGCTGGTCCGCGCCGAGATCCCGACCGCCCGACTGCGCATCTTCGGCGGTACGCCGGCCGCGAACAAGGTCTACCACGCCAGTTGCGAGGCGCTGATCGACGAACTCGGACTGACCGGCCACGCCGTCCTGGAGGGCCGGGTCGGCAGCGCGGTCGAGGCGTACCACGCCGGCAACCTGGTCGCGCTGACCAGCATCTCCGAGGGCTTCCCGTACACCGTGGTGGAGGCGATGGCGTGCGGTCGGCCGACCGTCTGCACCAACGTCGGCGGCGTCGCCGAGGCGGTCGGCGACACCGGCTTCGTGGTCGCCCCCCGGGACGTGTCCGCCGTCGCCGACGCCTGCGTGCGGCTGCTGCGCGACCGGGAGCTGCGGCTTCAGCTCGGCGCGGTCGCCCGGGCCCGCGTCCTGGAGAAGTTCACGCTGCAACGGTCGCTACAGGCGTACCGCGACATCTACGAGGGGCTCGCCGTGCCCCGGACCGGGTCGGCACCGTCGAAGCCGTTGCGGGGCCAGGCGCAGGGCCGGGTCGTCGTGCCGAACCGCAAGATCCGGCCCGGGGTGGCCACCGTCCCCCGGGTGCCCCGCCAGCGCGGGCCGCAGGAGCAGGGTCGGGTCAACGGGGCGTACGTCCCGCGCCACGCCCCGGACCCGGCCGCGTGGCCGCCGCGTGCGGCCAGGCCGGAACACCCGGACGGCGACCCGGCGGGCGGGACGCTGCGACTGGCCGGCGGGCCGCGATGA
- a CDS encoding flagellar protein FlhE — translation MSPWRRTIFSLAAALTMVLLAPAAQAAAAAGSYSVSPNGGTVYRTNTVYSSSFANSPITVPAGATVTGVNWQFTLSSYPSNLTRQLCNNQRCETLWTFGGNSGTSTYFNGDPATNSWYFRFVLVFGSGSSLINPPVYAYTHNVTVNYQY, via the coding sequence ATGTCCCCGTGGCGTAGAACCATCTTCAGTCTCGCCGCCGCCCTGACCATGGTGCTCCTCGCACCCGCCGCCCAGGCGGCCGCCGCCGCCGGTTCCTACAGTGTCTCGCCGAACGGTGGCACCGTTTACCGCACCAACACGGTCTATTCCAGCTCGTTCGCCAACAGCCCGATCACCGTGCCGGCCGGCGCCACGGTCACCGGCGTCAACTGGCAGTTCACCCTGTCGAGCTATCCCTCCAACCTGACCCGGCAGCTCTGCAACAACCAGCGCTGCGAGACGCTGTGGACGTTCGGTGGCAATTCCGGAACCTCCACCTATTTCAACGGGGACCCGGCCACCAACAGCTGGTACTTCAGATTCGTGCTGGTTTTCGGGTCGGGTTCCAGTCTGATCAACCCACCGGTGTACGCCTACACCCACAACGTGACCGTCAACTACCAGTACTGA
- a CDS encoding carboxyl transferase domain-containing protein encodes MFSRVAIVNRGEAAMRLIHAVRDLAAETGTRIETVALYTDVDRTATFVREADLSYDLGPAAARPYLNLAVLERALRETGADAAWVGWGFVAEDPAFAELCAKIGVTFVGPSPDAMRKLGDKIGAKLIAEEVGVPVAPWSRGAVETLDAALAAAAEIGYPLMLKATAGGGGRGIRVVTNEAELADAYERTSQEAARAFGSGIVFLERLVTGARHVEVQVIADGEGTAWALGVRDCSVQRRNQKIIEESASPVLSPAQAAELKASAERLAVAVGYRGAATVEFLYHPGDQMFAFLEVNTRLQVEHPITESTTGFDLVKAQLHVASGGRLEGTPPVERGHAIEARLNAEDPDRDFAPSPGRIARLDLPAGPGIRVDTGVSEGDTIPADFDSMIAKIIAYGRDRDEALGRLRRAMAQTTVIIQGGATNKSFVLDLLDQPEVIDASADTGWIDRVRGEGRLVTHRHSAVALAAAAIEAYEEEERAERERLLSTAFGGRPQVQHESGRPLDLKLRGVGYRVRVARVGAHRFRVGIEAGDDVRTADVELDRFDRHTGQVVVNGTRYRLLTGTHGPIHLIEVDGVTHRVSRDEGGVVRSPSPALVVATPLKVGAEVEAGAPVLVLESMKMETVLRAPFKARLKECVVSVGSQVEAGAPLVRLEPIADAEAEDTSTTESVELDLPAPAVFPARTRTTRGQEDLRSLLLGYDVDPHDERRVLDDYLAARQAAVVDGYRPLAEELELVDVFADLAELSRNRLTGEDGSGHLHSAREYFHTYLQCLDVERAGLPPTFQAKLGKALGHYGVTDLERSPELEAAVFRIFLAQQRAATDAAVVTALLRAWLQESPPDEALREPAGLVLERLVAATQVRFPVISDLARGVVFAWFAQPLLRRNRARVYANVRKHLHHLDEQPDAPDRTERIADMVRSTEPLVRLLGQRLVRADLDNAVMLEVLTRRYYGNKGLLSVRTTEVAGCTFVVAKRADSCVASAAVSFDALGNVLRGLAELAGGEGSPIDADIYLAWENQPEDSAAMAAELHEVVSAHPLPNEVRRLTATVAGRSGAVMHHHFTFRPSTTGMTEERLVRGLHPYIAQRMQLERLSKFDLTRLPSSDEEVYLFRCVARENPSDDRLVAFAQVRDLTALREHDGRLIALPTAEDTLAACLDSVRRERSRRPSTKRVNTNRIVVYVWPPSDLTIAELEMIAGRVLPTTADAGLEEILLIGRQRDRETGELTKVAVRVSFDATGGTTLTVGEPSDEPVEPLDSYRQKVLRASSRNTVYPYELTGLLGDFVEHDLDDQHALVPVERPKGRNTAGIVAGVVTTPTLRHPQGVTRVVLLGDPTKALGALAEPECRRVIAALDLAERLRVPVEWYALSAGARISMESGTENMDWVAAALKRIVEFTQDGGEINIVVAGITVGAQPYWNAEATMLMHTKGILVMTPDSAMVLTGKQSLDFSGGVSAEDNFGIGGYDRVMGPNGQAQYWAPNLAAARDVLMLHYDHTYVAPGEEAPRRAVSTDPVDRDVSDFPHTLEGSDFTTVGDIFSAAANPDRKKPFDIRTVMRALSDQDHPVLERWAGMADAETAVVQDVHLGGIPVCLLGIESRSVPRRGFPPTDGPDTYTAGTLFPRSSKKAARAINAASGNRPLVVLANLSGFDGSPESMRKLQLEYGAEIGRAIVNFRGPIVFCVISRYHGGAFVVFSKALNPNMTVLALEGSFASVLGGAPAAAVVFSSEVNARTAADLRVRDQEARVAAASGTERAALTAELDELRSSVRAEKLSEVATEFDRVHNIQRAVEVGSVDAVIRAAELRPRIIEAIESRMG; translated from the coding sequence ATGTTCAGTCGTGTCGCCATCGTCAACCGCGGCGAGGCCGCTATGCGGCTCATCCATGCCGTAAGGGATCTCGCCGCGGAGACCGGAACCCGGATCGAGACCGTCGCCCTGTACACCGACGTCGATCGTACCGCCACCTTCGTCCGTGAGGCGGACCTTTCGTACGACCTCGGTCCCGCCGCCGCCCGGCCGTACCTCAACCTGGCCGTGCTGGAGCGCGCGCTGCGGGAGACCGGGGCGGACGCCGCGTGGGTCGGCTGGGGCTTCGTCGCCGAGGACCCGGCGTTCGCGGAGCTGTGCGCGAAGATCGGCGTCACCTTCGTCGGACCGAGCCCGGACGCTATGCGCAAGCTCGGCGACAAGATCGGCGCGAAGCTGATCGCCGAGGAGGTCGGCGTACCGGTCGCGCCGTGGAGCCGCGGCGCGGTCGAGACCCTGGACGCCGCCCTGGCCGCCGCGGCCGAGATCGGCTACCCGCTGATGCTGAAGGCGACCGCCGGCGGCGGCGGACGCGGGATCCGCGTGGTCACCAACGAGGCCGAGCTCGCTGACGCGTACGAGCGCACCAGCCAGGAGGCCGCGCGGGCGTTCGGCAGCGGCATCGTGTTCCTGGAGCGCCTGGTCACCGGCGCCCGGCACGTCGAGGTCCAGGTGATCGCCGACGGCGAGGGCACCGCGTGGGCGCTCGGTGTCCGGGACTGCTCGGTGCAGCGACGTAACCAGAAGATCATCGAGGAGTCGGCGTCGCCGGTGCTCAGCCCGGCGCAGGCGGCCGAGCTGAAGGCGTCGGCCGAGCGGCTGGCCGTGGCGGTCGGCTACCGGGGCGCGGCGACCGTCGAGTTCCTCTACCACCCCGGCGACCAGATGTTCGCGTTCCTCGAGGTCAACACCCGACTCCAGGTCGAGCACCCGATCACCGAGTCGACGACCGGGTTTGACCTGGTCAAGGCGCAGCTGCACGTGGCCTCGGGCGGGCGGCTCGAGGGCACGCCGCCGGTGGAGCGCGGGCACGCCATCGAGGCCCGGCTGAACGCCGAGGACCCCGACCGCGACTTCGCGCCCTCCCCCGGCCGCATCGCGCGGCTGGACCTGCCCGCCGGGCCAGGCATCCGGGTGGACACCGGCGTCAGCGAGGGGGACACCATCCCCGCCGACTTCGACTCGATGATCGCGAAGATCATCGCCTACGGCCGCGACCGGGACGAGGCGCTCGGCCGGCTGCGCCGGGCGATGGCGCAGACCACGGTGATCATCCAGGGCGGCGCAACGAACAAGAGCTTCGTGCTCGACCTGCTCGACCAGCCCGAGGTGATCGACGCCAGCGCGGACACCGGCTGGATCGACCGGGTCCGTGGCGAGGGCCGGCTCGTCACGCACCGACACTCCGCCGTCGCGCTGGCCGCCGCCGCCATCGAGGCGTATGAGGAGGAGGAGCGCGCCGAGCGGGAGCGCCTGCTCTCCACGGCGTTCGGCGGACGCCCGCAGGTGCAGCACGAGAGTGGCCGACCGTTGGACCTCAAGCTGCGCGGCGTCGGCTACCGGGTGCGGGTCGCCCGGGTCGGCGCGCACCGGTTCCGCGTCGGCATCGAGGCGGGCGACGACGTCCGCACCGCCGACGTCGAGCTGGACCGCTTCGACCGGCACACCGGGCAGGTCGTCGTCAACGGCACCCGGTACCGCCTGCTCACCGGCACGCACGGCCCGATCCACCTGATCGAGGTCGACGGCGTGACGCACCGGGTCAGCCGCGACGAGGGCGGCGTCGTCCGGTCGCCCTCGCCCGCGCTGGTCGTCGCCACGCCGCTCAAGGTCGGCGCCGAGGTCGAGGCCGGCGCGCCGGTGCTGGTGCTGGAGAGCATGAAGATGGAGACGGTGCTGCGGGCGCCGTTCAAGGCGCGGCTGAAGGAGTGCGTCGTCTCCGTCGGCAGCCAGGTGGAGGCCGGTGCGCCGCTGGTGCGGCTGGAGCCGATCGCCGACGCCGAGGCCGAGGACACCTCGACCACCGAGTCCGTCGAACTGGACCTCCCCGCGCCCGCGGTGTTCCCGGCCCGGACGCGCACCACGCGCGGCCAGGAGGACCTGCGCAGCCTGCTGCTGGGCTACGACGTCGACCCGCACGACGAACGCCGGGTGCTCGACGACTACCTGGCCGCGCGCCAGGCGGCCGTGGTGGACGGCTACCGGCCGCTGGCCGAGGAACTCGAACTCGTCGACGTCTTCGCCGACCTGGCCGAGCTGAGCCGTAACCGGCTGACCGGCGAGGACGGCAGCGGGCACCTGCACAGCGCCCGCGAGTACTTCCACACCTACCTACAGTGCCTCGACGTCGAGCGGGCCGGGCTGCCGCCGACGTTCCAGGCCAAGCTCGGCAAGGCCCTCGGGCACTACGGGGTCACCGACCTGGAGCGCTCCCCCGAGCTCGAAGCGGCGGTCTTCCGGATCTTCCTCGCCCAGCAGCGCGCGGCCACCGACGCCGCGGTCGTCACGGCGTTGCTCCGGGCGTGGTTGCAGGAGTCCCCGCCGGACGAGGCGCTGCGCGAGCCCGCCGGTCTCGTGCTGGAGCGGCTGGTGGCCGCGACGCAGGTCCGGTTCCCGGTGATCTCCGACCTGGCGCGTGGGGTGGTGTTCGCCTGGTTCGCCCAGCCGCTGCTGCGCCGCAACCGGGCCCGGGTCTACGCCAACGTCCGCAAGCACCTGCACCACCTGGACGAGCAGCCGGACGCGCCGGACCGCACCGAGCGCATCGCCGACATGGTGCGCAGCACCGAGCCGCTGGTGCGGCTGCTCGGCCAGCGGCTGGTCCGCGCCGACCTGGACAACGCGGTCATGCTGGAGGTGCTGACCCGGCGGTACTACGGCAACAAGGGTCTGCTCAGCGTCCGTACCACCGAGGTCGCGGGCTGCACGTTCGTGGTCGCCAAGCGGGCGGACTCGTGCGTGGCCTCCGCCGCGGTGAGCTTCGACGCGCTGGGCAACGTGCTGCGCGGGCTCGCGGAACTGGCCGGCGGCGAGGGCAGTCCCATCGACGCCGACATCTACCTCGCCTGGGAGAACCAGCCGGAGGACTCCGCCGCGATGGCGGCCGAGTTGCACGAGGTCGTCAGCGCGCACCCGCTGCCGAACGAGGTCCGCCGGCTCACCGCCACCGTCGCGGGTCGCAGCGGCGCGGTGATGCACCACCACTTCACGTTCCGCCCGTCGACGACCGGGATGACCGAGGAGCGGCTCGTCCGCGGCCTGCACCCGTACATCGCGCAGCGGATGCAGTTGGAGCGGCTGAGCAAGTTCGACCTCACCCGGCTGCCGTCCTCGGACGAGGAGGTCTACCTCTTCCGGTGCGTGGCCCGGGAGAACCCGTCGGACGACCGGCTCGTCGCGTTCGCCCAGGTGCGCGACCTGACCGCGCTGCGGGAGCACGACGGCCGGCTGATCGCGCTGCCGACGGCCGAGGACACCCTCGCCGCCTGCCTCGACTCGGTCCGCCGCGAACGGTCCCGGCGGCCGTCGACGAAGCGCGTCAACACCAACCGGATCGTGGTCTACGTCTGGCCGCCGAGCGACCTCACCATCGCGGAGCTGGAGATGATCGCCGGGCGGGTGCTGCCGACGACGGCGGACGCCGGCCTGGAGGAGATCCTGCTCATCGGCCGGCAGCGCGACCGGGAGACCGGCGAGCTGACCAAGGTCGCGGTACGCGTCTCCTTCGACGCCACCGGGGGCACCACGCTGACCGTCGGCGAGCCGTCGGACGAGCCGGTCGAGCCGCTCGACAGCTACCGGCAGAAGGTGCTCCGGGCGAGCAGCCGCAACACGGTCTACCCGTACGAGCTGACCGGCCTGCTCGGCGACTTCGTCGAGCACGACCTCGACGACCAGCACGCGCTGGTGCCGGTCGAGCGGCCGAAGGGGCGCAACACCGCGGGGATCGTCGCGGGTGTGGTCACCACGCCCACCCTGCGGCACCCGCAGGGCGTCACCCGGGTGGTGCTGCTCGGCGACCCGACGAAGGCGCTCGGCGCGCTGGCCGAGCCGGAGTGCCGTCGCGTGATCGCCGCGCTGGACCTGGCCGAGCGGTTGCGGGTGCCGGTGGAGTGGTACGCGCTCTCCGCCGGGGCCCGGATCTCGATGGAGTCCGGCACGGAGAACATGGACTGGGTCGCCGCGGCGCTCAAGCGGATCGTCGAGTTCACCCAGGACGGCGGCGAGATCAACATCGTGGTCGCGGGCATCACCGTCGGCGCGCAGCCGTACTGGAACGCCGAGGCGACGATGCTCATGCACACCAAGGGCATCCTGGTGATGACGCCGGACTCGGCGATGGTGCTCACCGGCAAGCAGTCGCTCGACTTCTCCGGTGGCGTGTCGGCCGAGGACAACTTCGGCATCGGCGGCTACGACCGGGTGATGGGCCCGAACGGGCAGGCCCAGTACTGGGCGCCGAACCTGGCCGCCGCGCGGGACGTGCTGATGCTGCACTACGACCACACCTACGTCGCACCCGGCGAGGAGGCACCCCGGCGGGCGGTCAGCACCGACCCCGTCGACCGGGACGTCTCCGACTTCCCGCACACCCTGGAAGGCAGCGACTTCACCACGGTCGGCGATATCTTCTCCGCTGCGGCCAACCCGGACCGCAAGAAGCCGTTCGACATCCGGACCGTGATGCGGGCGCTCTCCGACCAGGACCACCCGGTGCTGGAACGCTGGGCGGGCATGGCCGACGCGGAGACCGCGGTGGTGCAGGACGTGCACCTCGGTGGCATTCCGGTGTGCCTGCTCGGCATCGAGTCCCGGTCGGTGCCGCGGCGTGGCTTCCCGCCCACCGACGGCCCGGACACCTACACCGCGGGCACGCTGTTCCCGCGGTCGTCGAAGAAGGCCGCGCGGGCGATCAACGCGGCCAGCGGCAACCGGCCGCTGGTGGTGCTGGCGAACCTGTCGGGCTTCGACGGCTCGCCGGAGTCGATGCGGAAGCTGCAACTGGAGTACGGCGCCGAGATCGGCCGCGCGATCGTGAACTTCCGTGGGCCCATCGTGTTCTGCGTGATCTCGCGGTACCACGGTGGCGCGTTCGTGGTGTTCTCGAAGGCGCTGAACCCGAACATGACCGTGCTGGCGCTGGAGGGCTCGTTCGCCTCGGTGCTCGGTGGCGCCCCCGCCGCCGCGGTGGTGTTCTCCAGCGAGGTCAACGCGCGCACCGCAGCGGACCTGCGGGTGCGGGACCAGGAGGCGCGCGTCGCGGCCGCCTCCGGCACCGAGCGCGCCGCGTTGACCGCCGAGCTCGACGAGCTCCGCTCCTCGGTCCGGGCGGAGAAGCTCAGCGAGGTGGCCACGGAGTTCGACCGGGTGCACAACATCCAGCGCGCGGTCGAGGTCGGCTCGGTCGACGCCGTCATCCGGGCCGCCGAACTGCGCCCGCGCATCATCGAGGCCATCGAGTCCCGGATGGGCTAG
- a CDS encoding ABC transporter ATP-binding protein encodes MAADPSSTRTGATAGHHQQPVLTLRDVHAGYQDVEILRGIDLDLHRGETVCVIGANGAGKSTLLKTVFGMVATRRGSIRVDGVEVSRDSTRARLGRGVVLVPQGRCNFPRMSVEENLRMGGYTLPRGAVAAGIERAYRTFPVLGERRGQAAGNLSGGEQQLLEMAMALMLDPKVVLIDEPSLGLSPAMQQRVFAALRALAAHQVGVLLVEQNAVQALKVADRGLVVEWGRVAKSGTGSAMLDDPDVRRAYLGLPA; translated from the coding sequence TTGGCCGCTGACCCTTCCTCGACGCGTACCGGGGCCACCGCCGGTCACCACCAGCAGCCGGTGTTGACCCTGCGGGACGTGCACGCCGGCTACCAGGACGTCGAGATCCTCCGCGGTATCGACCTGGACCTGCACCGGGGTGAGACGGTGTGCGTGATCGGGGCCAACGGTGCCGGCAAGTCCACCCTGCTCAAGACCGTGTTCGGCATGGTGGCCACGCGGCGCGGGTCGATCCGCGTCGACGGGGTCGAGGTGAGCCGGGACTCGACCCGGGCCCGGCTCGGCCGGGGGGTGGTCCTCGTGCCGCAGGGCCGGTGCAACTTCCCCCGGATGAGCGTCGAGGAGAACCTGCGGATGGGCGGCTACACGCTGCCCCGAGGGGCGGTCGCGGCCGGCATCGAGCGGGCGTACCGGACCTTTCCCGTGCTCGGCGAGCGGCGCGGCCAGGCGGCCGGCAACCTCTCCGGCGGGGAGCAGCAGCTCCTGGAGATGGCCATGGCGTTGATGCTCGACCCGAAGGTGGTGCTCATCGACGAGCCGTCGCTGGGACTCTCGCCCGCGATGCAGCAGCGCGTCTTCGCCGCGCTCCGCGCGCTGGCCGCGCACCAGGTGGGCGTCCTGCTGGTCGAGCAGAACGCCGTGCAGGCGCTGAAGGTCGCCGACCGGGGCCTGGTGGTCGAGTGGGGCCGGGTCGCGAAGTCGGGGACCGGTTCGGCCATGCTCGACGATCCCGACGTCCGACGGGCCTACCTCGGGTTGCCCGCCTGA
- a CDS encoding ABC transporter ATP-binding protein: MTGGELAVRGLRKAYAGVRALDGVSITVPAGEIVGLIGPNGSGKTTAIDCVTGLQRLDAGTVHLDGRDVTSWRPDRLAHHGLVRTFQQVRTFESLTVRHNLRVAALGRRSRSRRLADLVRPDREDPALRARLDELVDSFALGPVAHRLAGEVSYGQRKLIEFAAACVVPPRVLLLDEPVAAVNPTVGNVIRDRIRDLNAAGTTVLLVEHNIELVVGLCHRVVVLHQGHTLAQGKPGEVIARDDVQEAYFGR, encoded by the coding sequence GTGACCGGCGGGGAACTGGCGGTACGCGGGCTGCGCAAGGCGTACGCCGGGGTGCGGGCCCTGGACGGCGTGTCGATCACCGTCCCCGCCGGTGAGATCGTCGGGCTCATCGGACCCAACGGGTCGGGCAAGACCACCGCGATCGACTGCGTCACCGGTCTTCAGCGGCTGGACGCCGGCACGGTCCACCTCGACGGTCGGGACGTCACCTCGTGGCGTCCCGACCGGCTGGCCCACCACGGGCTGGTCCGGACGTTCCAGCAGGTCCGCACGTTCGAGTCGCTGACCGTCCGGCACAACCTCCGGGTGGCCGCCCTCGGCCGCCGGTCGCGCTCCCGGCGCCTGGCCGACCTGGTCCGGCCGGACCGGGAGGACCCCGCGTTGCGCGCCCGGCTCGACGAACTCGTCGACAGCTTCGCGCTCGGTCCGGTCGCCCACCGGCTCGCCGGTGAGGTCTCGTACGGGCAGCGCAAGCTGATCGAGTTCGCCGCCGCCTGCGTGGTGCCGCCCCGGGTGCTGCTGCTCGACGAGCCGGTGGCGGCGGTCAACCCCACCGTCGGCAACGTGATCCGGGACCGGATCCGGGACCTGAACGCCGCCGGCACCACGGTGCTCCTGGTCGAGCACAACATCGAACTGGTCGTCGGCCTCTGCCACCGGGTGGTCGTGCTGCACCAGGGCCACACGCTGGCCCAGGGGAAGCCCGGTGAGGTCATCGCCCGCGACGACGTCCAGGAGGCGTACTTTGGCCGCTGA